The genomic window ATTATTGTGAGCGAAATTGCCAATAACTTTTTTTCTCAGGTGATAAATGGTATCGAATCTATCGCTTATGATAAAGATTATCACGTCATCATCTCTCAAAGTCACGAATCTTATAAGCAGGAGAAACTGAATGTTGAGCACCTTGCATCACGTTCTATTGATGGTTTATTGATTGCGCTGTCGTCTGAAACACAGGATATTGATTACCTACGGAGTTTATATGCCAAGGGCTTACCAATTGTTTTTTTCGACCGTGTGCCTAAAGATTTTGAAACCCATAAGGTAATCGCGAATAATTTTAAAGGTTCTTTTGATGCCACAGAACATCTTATTTTATCAGGAAAGCGAACTATTGCTCATTTAACCAATTCCGAAAACCTTTCGATAACGAAAGAAAGGTTAGAAGGTTATAAAGCGGCCCTGGCTAAATACCATATCGAATTTAGACCTGAGCTGGTTAAATATTGCCAGCATGGTGGTATGCACAGCGCAGAGCTGGAACAGGCGGTTAAAGAACTTTTGCCGTTACAACCAGATGGGATTTTTATTTCGAGCGACCGCTTAACCACAGGCTGTATTATGGCACTAAAAAAAACCAATCCTGAGGTGGCACATAAAATTGCGATTGCAGGTTTTACTAATTCTAACCTGGTCGAATTATTTTCACCATCTCTAACCTCGGTTAAACAACCCGCATTTGAAATGGGACAGGTGGCTACCGAATTGTTAATCTCGATGATAGAAGCCAAAAGACCCGTAACTGAATTCGAAACAAAGGTTTTAGATACCGAATTGGTGAAGAAGCGGTGAGCGCCAAGTGGTTGGCGATCTGTGCAAGGTGTTTAGCGGTATGCGGCTGTGCACGGCACGCTAAACTTCCAACTCCAAACTTATCATCCATCGTTAGCGCCAAACGCGCTACACCAAACTCCCTACAAATTATTACCTTTGCAGCATGGTAGAAATCACATTAAAAAAGGGCAAAGAAAAAGCGGCATTACAAAGACATCCATGGGTATTTTCCGGAGCATTGGAGAAAGTTAAGGGAAAACCTGAAGATGGTGATGTAGTAAAAGTTTTTGCTTTCGACAATGAATTTCTAGCCTATGGTTATTACAACAGCAATTCGCGTGTTGCCGTTCGTCTTTTGGAATGGGATGAAACGCAAACCATTGATAACAGCTGGTACCAGAACCGCTTAAAACAGGCTATTGCTTCACGTCAGTTTATTTTAGATGAGCACACTAATACCTGCCGACTGGTTTTTAGCGAAGCTGATTTCCTGCCAGGTTTAATTGTTGATCAATATGCTGATTTTCTTTCTCTTCAGATTTTAAGTTCAGGAATCGAAAAAGTTAAAGCAGAAATCGTAGAAATTTTAAAAACTGAATTAAATCCAAAAGGGATCTTTGATAAAAGTGATGCTACTGCCCGTACCCACGAAGGTTTACCCATCGAAAACGGATTGCTCTGGGGCGAAAACCCACCAGAATTTTTGGAGGTAAAAGAAAATGGAATTATTTACCACATCAATATTGCAGAAGGACAAAAATCAGGATTTTATTGTGATCAGCGCGATAATCGACACATTTTAGCCAGTTATACAAAAGGTAAAAAAGTTTTGGATTGTTTTAGTTACAGCGGTGGATTTAGCTTAAATAGTTTGGCTAATGGTGCTGCAAGTATTACCAGTGTTGATAGTTCCGCTTTGGCTGTAGAAACATTAAAACAAAACGTAGCCTTAAACCAATTCGATGCGGATAAAGTCACAGCTATACAATCAGATGTAAATAAGCAACTCCGGACTTTCAAAGAATCGGGAGAATTATTTGATGTGATTGTGCTCGATCCGCCTAAATACGCACCATCGCGATCGGCATTAGACCGCGCGGCAAGGGCCTATAAAGATTTAAACCGTTTGGGCATGTTATTGTTAGAAAAAGGGGGCTTATTGGCTACTTTTTCTTGTTCGGGAGCGGTTGATATCGAAACCTTTAAACAGATTATCGCCTGGGCGGCACTTGATGCAGGCAAAGAAGTTCAGATTATTAAACAATTCTGCCAACCAGAAGATCATCCGGTTCGGATTTCTTTTCCGGAAGGAGAATACTTAAAGGGATTGTTGTTAAGGGTGCTATAATTATCCCTTACCGATCTACTTAAAGCACAAAGACACAAAGTACCAGGGTATTTTGAACATTAACCAAGTGTTATTGTGTCTTTGTGATAAGCTGAAGGAGGAATTTAATTAGCCAACCATCACTTTAGCGGTAATGGCCAGTCTATTCCAGGCGTTAATGGTAACTATAGCCATAATAATCTGTGCTAGTTCCTGCTCGTTAAAAAAGCTTGCAGCTTTTTGATAAGTTGCATCAGAAACATGGTGGCTAATTAAGGTTACCTCTTCTGTTAAAGCCAAAACAGCTTCTTCTTGTGCCGTGAATAAGGTTGTTTCTCTCCAGGCATTTAATAAATACAAACGTTGTTCGGTTTCACCTATTTTACGGGCATCGGTTGAGTGCATATTTAAGCAAAATGCACAGCCGTTAATTTGCGATGCACGCATTTTAATCAGTTCTAAAAGAATTGGATCTAGTTTGCTGGTTGATAAATATTTCTCTAAACCGTACATGGCTTGGTAAGCTGCAGGTTCTACTTTTGGGATATCAATTCTACTTTCCATTTTATTTGTTTTTTGATTATGATGTAAAGGTCTGCAACTTAACGAGCAAAAAACTTAATGTAGTTTAAGAAATGAATTTTCTAACCGTAAAGGGCACATTTTTTTGCTTCGGAGGTACGGATTAATACGGAGTGTTTCCATAGTCTGTGTCCTCACAGATCATTTGTTTTCTTTTTCGATACCCGTACTATATTTATCTGTGCTTTCTGTGTCTCCGTGGCCCATGTTAAATGAGACTAGCGCTGTGTGTTCTACGGTTAACAAAACCCTATTTCTTCGCCCTGATTTTACTCAGAAATTCTGGAGTAAAGCCGAGGTAAGAAGCCAGCATATACTGTGGTACACGCTGAACAAATTCAGGGAATAAACTATTAAAATGACGGTATCTTTCCTCCGCTGTTTGGCTGTACAGGAATTTTATCCTCCGCTGTGAAGCTTGATGGTTTTTTTGCAAGATCAGTCTAAAGTACCTTTCCAGCTTAGGGAGTTTATGGAACATTTCATCATAATGGTGATGTTCGATGGCAATCACCTCGGTGGTTTCTGCTGCCTGGATATAAAATTCAGATTGCTCATGAAATAGAAAGCTGGTTAGATCGGTAATCCACCAGTTTTCGATGGCAAACTGTGTGGTCTGCTCAGCGCCCTTTATATCAATGAAATAAAGCCTCAGGCAGCCTTTTACTACAAAATAATTCGCCCTGCAGGTTTGCCCTTCTTCTAATAAAAAAGCTTTCTTTTTAACGGAAAAAGATTTGAGTAACGATGCAAGGGTTTCTTGTTCATCGCTATTCAAATCTATAAATCTATTGATGTGGTTATAAAGTGCACTATACATAGCTATACTAATGATTAGCTAAAATAGGTATAACAATTAAAATTCAACTCAACCGGATTATATAACTTATATATTAAGCGGCGGAATATTTGCCCTTACATATCCGCGGCTTTTAAAATATCGCTGGCATAATTACCCCAATCTTTTAAGGCGCCTTTTAATATTTCACTAAGCTGTTTTTTATTAACAGGTTTTCCTTTTGAGGGTGTCTTCAGCTTTGCATCAGCTATTTCTACATCTTTTACTGTTGTGGCGAACCAGGTAATATGTTCGCGTGGTAATGCCACACCTAATATCATGCCCGGCAATCCGCTAAAAGTTTCTGGGCCTCCTGATACAGGAATACTTTCTGCGTAAAAAGCTACAACATAGATTGAATCCATAATCAGGGCATTTGCTCTACGGCAATCGTAACCCGCAATAGTTCTAAATTCGTCGGTTATTTTCCAGTTTATCTTACGTGTAGAATCTTTTACCAGATAAGTTTCTTCGTAGACTGATTTTTGATTAATACTAGTGGCGGTTTTTAGGTTGGTTAAAATGATATTACTCTGTTTGGCAGAGGCAAAATTACTCGCCCAGTTGTTAGAAACACTTTCATCAGCCAGTGGGTTAAAGAAAGTCTGATCGTTTTTAAAAATAAGCTCGCTTTTTAAAGTTTTAAACTGCGGATTGTTTTTTTGGTACTGCTCTAATGCTTGTGCACTCCAAAAATTATCAGGATATCGTTTTGCCTGGTCTTTAAGCAGCGCATATATGTTTATCTTTTTTTCAAACTCAATAGTACCTTGGGTTACAAACCTTGCGTTTTGTGCCATTGCATAATTTATAGTGCAAGTAAGCATCAATATGGCGTATTTTAATTTCATTTATAATGTTTTTAATAAATCTTATTTTATAATTTTTTCAAAAATAATGAGGTGTTGTATTAATGATTATAAATTATTTTTGAGGTGCACCTCCACCCATTTTATTAAAATCCCACACCAAAGAAAACATAAAGTAACGACTGATATTATTGTAATTGGTTTGGGTAATGATATTGGAATATGCATATCTTCTAAAACCTCGGTTTTGATTAAATAAGTCATTACCTTGGATGGTGAACTTCAGATCTTCCTTTTTGAAAAAAGATTTTGTAATTGAAGCATTGATTACGATCTGTTCAAAACTGGTATCAAATGCCTGTGATTTTGGCGTATAAGTATACTCACCATCCGCGCGAAATTTAATTTTCTTTGGCAAAGTAAAGCTCATTCCTCCATAACCCTGCCATCCCCATCCTTTATTAGGACGGTCTTTCTGTAAAGAAGCTATCTGCGCATTATAGCTCGGCCCTAAATTAAGATAAAGTTCACTTTTATCATTATATCTATTAATATCCAACGAAGGGCTAAAACGGGTAGTTGTTACTTGGTTTAATTCAACCTCGTTACTGAGCTGACTTTTAACATAGCTATAACTGGTATTGCCACCAGCGTTTAAATTTAGACCGATACTGGAGTTGAATAAAAATTTAAGCTTTCTACCAATACTACTATATATATTATAATTAATAGGTGTTTTGTCTGATAAATTAACTGATTGGGCAATTGTTTTACCTGAAGCATCTGTTTGGGTATTGCTTACAATAGCTTTGTTTACTAATCCGAAGCTAGCCCCAACATATATAGATTGTTGGCTTAAAACTTTATAAGAATTATAGTTTACATTGAAACGGCTATCAAATGATGGTTCCAAATTGGGATTTCCTAAAGGTTGGTATAGTGGATTATCGTTTACACGTACGGGCTGTAGCTGATTTACAGAGGGCTGGGTGGTGTTTCCGTTATAACTGATGCGGAAAGATTTTTGAGCAGAAAATTTGTACTGATAGCTGGCTTGCGGTAGCCAGTTTACAAAGCTTCTTTTGTAACTTTGACCTGAAAATTGTTCTAACTGATCGAAATTTACGGCGCTCACTTTACCGCCAAAACTGATTGTTGTTTTCGGCTTTTTGTAATTAAAAATTGCCCCTCCCTGATTAATGTACTGTGTAGCTTTAAAATCGTTGCTAAATTCTGGATCTAATACATCGTAATTTCCTGGGGTTGATTGATTGAACGATTTACGGTTAGAACGGCTATCGTTAATCCCGAATCCATAGTTTAAAACTAAAGCAACTGATTTACTCAGAGGTTCATTATACGTCAGGTTAGTGCTAAGAATAGAATTGCGGGTATTGTTTGTTTTAAACTGATCAGTTACCTCACCTCCATTTTTTACACCAGATTCATCGAAATACTTCACATCCGAATATAAATACCCAACACTATTTATTTGATTTAGTTTTTGACTAATGTTAACAGAATAATTACGGCCTAATTTTTTGAGCTTTTTGGTATAGAAAGCAGAAATATTAAAAACTTGCTCTTTACCATCATTGCTGTTCGACTGATCATTGCTGTTTAGTATAGAGTTGTCTCCTCTCAAGCCTTTACTGTTAGAGGTTGATGTATTGTCGCTATTTTTAAGCGTTCCATCAACTGAAACCTTAAGATTGCTTGTCGTATCTAATTTAATGGTATAAGTAGCATCTAGTTTCTGTCTAAACACATTTCTGTCCGAATTTTCGTCGGTATTGGTATTGATAATTCCATTGGGTAAATTATTTTGACTGATGGTATTTTTTGTTGTTTTAATGCCTAATGCGCCCAGCTTATAATTGGTATTAATAGTTTCCTTGTCGCTGTTCCATTTGTTATCATAATGGGCCCCACCAGTTAATGCTCGCGGTATGCCTTCGCCATAATAACTGCCGCTTTCA from Flavobacterium sp. W4I14 includes these protein-coding regions:
- a CDS encoding LacI family transcriptional regulator (product_source=KO:K02529; cath_funfam=1.10.260.40,3.40.50.2300; cog=COG1609; ko=KO:K02529; pfam=PF00356,PF00532; smart=SM00354; superfamily=47413,53822), which gives rise to MRFETSTIKDIAKALGLSTSTVSRALRDRYEISEETKKLVLAYAEKVNYRANPIARSLKERRSYSIGIIVSEIANNFFSQVINGIESIAYDKDYHVIISQSHESYKQEKLNVEHLASRSIDGLLIALSSETQDIDYLRSLYAKGLPIVFFDRVPKDFETHKVIANNFKGSFDATEHLILSGKRTIAHLTNSENLSITKERLEGYKAALAKYHIEFRPELVKYCQHGGMHSAELEQAVKELLPLQPDGIFISSDRLTTGCIMALKKTNPEVAHKIAIAGFTNSNLVELFSPSLTSVKQPAFEMGQVATELLISMIEAKRPVTEFETKVLDTELVKKR
- a CDS encoding hypothetical protein (product_source=Hypo-rule applied; cleavage_site_network=SignalP-noTM; pfam=PF14905; superfamily=49478,56935), which gives rise to MKRLLLSLCLFVFISTYSKAQSLHTIKGRTIDTASTTLLSGTSIAVLNAKDSTLVKFIRSAENGSFELSGIKNGKFILLVSYPKYADFVDHFTLDSTTQVKDYGKINLTGMAKILADVIIKGERTAIKIKGDTTEFNASSYSIQPNDKVEDLLKKLPGIQVDKDGKITAQGKTVPKVLVDGEEFFGDDPTLVTKNLRADMVDKVQLYEKSSDQAAFTGVDDGQKTQTINIKLKEDKKTGFFGKVDAGYGTDDFYKGQVLFNRFKGKQKFSVYGTAGNNGTTGLSWQDNNKLGAGSDNMQMSDDGSMWFSYGGGDELESGSYYGEGIPRALTGGAHYDNKWNSDKETINTNYKLGALGIKTTKNTISQNNLPNGIINTNTDENSDRNVFRQKLDATYTIKLDTTSNLKVSVDGTLKNSDNTSTSNSKGLRGDNSILNSNDQSNSNDGKEQVFNISAFYTKKLKKLGRNYSVNISQKLNQINSVGYLYSDVKYFDESGVKNGGEVTDQFKTNNTRNSILSTNLTYNEPLSKSVALVLNYGFGINDSRSNRKSFNQSTPGNYDVLDPEFSNDFKATQYINQGGAIFNYKKPKTTISFGGKVSAVNFDQLEQFSGQSYKRSFVNWLPQASYQYKFSAQKSFRISYNGNTTQPSVNQLQPVRVNDNPLYQPLGNPNLEPSFDSRFNVNYNSYKVLSQQSIYVGASFGLVNKAIVSNTQTDASGKTIAQSVNLSDKTPINYNIYSSIGRKLKFLFNSSIGLNLNAGGNTSYSYVKSQLSNEVELNQVTTTRFSPSLDINRYNDKSELYLNLGPSYNAQIASLQKDRPNKGWGWQGYGGMSFTLPKKIKFRADGEYTYTPKSQAFDTSFEQIVINASITKSFFKKEDLKFTIQGNDLFNQNRGFRRYAYSNIITQTNYNNISRYFMFSLVWDFNKMGGGAPQK
- a CDS encoding 23S rRNA (cytosine1962-C5)-methyltransferase (product_source=KO:K06969; cath_funfam=2.30.130.10,3.30.750.80,3.40.50.150; cog=COG1092; ko=KO:K06969; pfam=PF10672,PF17785; smart=SM00359; superfamily=53335,88697) gives rise to the protein MVEITLKKGKEKAALQRHPWVFSGALEKVKGKPEDGDVVKVFAFDNEFLAYGYYNSNSRVAVRLLEWDETQTIDNSWYQNRLKQAIASRQFILDEHTNTCRLVFSEADFLPGLIVDQYADFLSLQILSSGIEKVKAEIVEILKTELNPKGIFDKSDATARTHEGLPIENGLLWGENPPEFLEVKENGIIYHINIAEGQKSGFYCDQRDNRHILASYTKGKKVLDCFSYSGGFSLNSLANGAASITSVDSSALAVETLKQNVALNQFDADKVTAIQSDVNKQLRTFKESGELFDVIVLDPPKYAPSRSALDRAARAYKDLNRLGMLLLEKGGLLATFSCSGAVDIETFKQIIAWAALDAGKEVQIIKQFCQPEDHPVRISFPEGEYLKGLLLRVL
- a CDS encoding AhpD family alkylhydroperoxidase (product_source=TIGR00778; cog=COG2128; pfam=PF02627; superfamily=69118; tigrfam=TIGR00778) gives rise to the protein MESRIDIPKVEPAAYQAMYGLEKYLSTSKLDPILLELIKMRASQINGCAFCLNMHSTDARKIGETEQRLYLLNAWRETTLFTAQEEAVLALTEEVTLISHHVSDATYQKAASFFNEQELAQIIMAIVTINAWNRLAITAKVMVG
- a CDS encoding CRP/FNR family transcriptional regulator (product_source=KO:K01420; cath_funfam=2.60.120.10; cog=COG0664; ko=KO:K01420; pfam=PF00027; superfamily=51206), with product MYSALYNHINRFIDLNSDEQETLASLLKSFSVKKKAFLLEEGQTCRANYFVVKGCLRLYFIDIKGAEQTTQFAIENWWITDLTSFLFHEQSEFYIQAAETTEVIAIEHHHYDEMFHKLPKLERYFRLILQKNHQASQRRIKFLYSQTAEERYRHFNSLFPEFVQRVPQYMLASYLGFTPEFLSKIRAKK
- a CDS encoding GLPGLI family protein (product_source=TIGR01200; cleavage_site_network=SignalP-noTM; pfam=PF09697; superfamily=116927; tigrfam=TIGR01200) gives rise to the protein MKLKYAILMLTCTINYAMAQNARFVTQGTIEFEKKINIYALLKDQAKRYPDNFWSAQALEQYQKNNPQFKTLKSELIFKNDQTFFNPLADESVSNNWASNFASAKQSNIILTNLKTATSINQKSVYEETYLVKDSTRKINWKITDEFRTIAGYDCRRANALIMDSIYVVAFYAESIPVSGGPETFSGLPGMILGVALPREHITWFATTVKDVEIADAKLKTPSKGKPVNKKQLSEILKGALKDWGNYASDILKAADM